The Lycium ferocissimum isolate CSIRO_LF1 chromosome 10, AGI_CSIRO_Lferr_CH_V1, whole genome shotgun sequence genome window below encodes:
- the LOC132033291 gene encoding F-box/FBD/LRR-repeat protein At1g13570-like, whose product MSVMKQRIPSNFPCNAELEVDKISNLPAPIVDKILSHLSLRDAVRTSVLSSKWRYKWVTLPNLVFDNQSLLISSQDQTFIKNKIVNIVDHVLLLHSGPIHKFKLSHRDLQGVCDIDRWILFLSRGSMKEFILEIWKGHRYKLHSSIYLCQKLIHLELFNCLLKPPLTFSGFKSLKSLDLQHITMEQDAFEHLVSSCHLLERLTLMNFEGFSDLKIHAPNLLFFDVGGIFEDINFMNTFNLAIVSIGLYVNPGFDRNLSLGSAGNLVKFFAHLPCLQRLEVQSFFLKYLADGKVPGRLPTPCDELSFLSIRINFNHLDECLAALCLLRSSPNLQELEMLARTEEQSALRTVSDVVEENYQNCLFNQLRHVKIAGISGLKQELNFINFLLANSPILERMTVKPASVDGAWEMLKELLRFKRASVQAEIIYLDP is encoded by the exons ATGAGTGTTATG AAGCAACGTATACCATCCAACTTCCCTTGCAATGCAGAACTTGAGGTGGACAAGATCAGCAACTTACCAGCACCGATTGTCGACAAGATTTTGTCTCATTTGTCACTTAGGGATGCTGTGAGGACAAGTGTCTTGTCCAGTAAATGGAGATATAAATGGGTTACTCTTCCAAACCTTGTATTTGACAATCAATCTCTTTTGATCTCTTCCCAAGACCAAACCttcataaaaaataagatagtaAACATTGTTGATCATGTTCTCTTACTTCATTCTGGTCCCATACACAAGTTCAAGCTTTCTCATCGGGATCTTCAAGGGGTGTGTGATATTGATAGATGGATTCTCTTTCTCTCAAGGGGTTCCATGAAGGAATTTATTCTTGAAATATGGAAAGGACATCGCTACAAACTCCATTCTTCTATATATCTTTGTCAAAAGTTGATCCACTTGGAGCTTTTTAATTGTCTTCTAAAACCTCCTCTCACGTTCAGTGGTTTTAAAAGCCTGAAAAGCCTCGATCTTCAGCACATCACCATGGAACAGGATGCATTTGAGCATCTCGTATCAAGCTGCCATTTACTTGAGCGGCTTACACTGATGAATTTTGAGGGGTTCTCTGATCTTAAAATCCATGCACCAAATCTCCTCTTCTTTGACGTTGGAGGCATCTTTGAAGACATCAATTTCATGAACACATTCAATCTTGCCATCGTTTCTATTGGGTTATATGTAAATCCTGGATTTGACAGAAATCTTTCTCTAGGCAGTGCTGGAAATTTGGTCAAGTTTTTTGCTCATTTGCCTTGTCTTCAAAGGCTCGAAGTACAGAGCTTCTTCTTGAAG TATCTGGCTGATGGTAAGGTACCAGGAAGACTACCTACGCCTTGTGACGAGCTTAGTTTTCTTTCGATACGCATAAATTTCAACCATTTGGATGAGTGTCTTGCAGCACTTTGCCTTCTCAGAAGTTCTCCCAACCTACAAGAGCTTGAGATGTTG GCACGCACAGAAGAACAAAGTGCTTTGAGAACAGTTTCCGATGTTGTGGAAGAGAATTATCAGAATTGTCTGTTTAATCAATTGCGGCATGTTAAGATTGCCGGTATATCTGGCCTTAAACAAGAGctgaatttcatcaattttctGCTTGCAAATTCACCTATTCTTGAAAGGATGACAGTAAAGCCAGCTTCAGTTGATGGTGCATGGGAGATGCTAAAAGAGTTGCTTCGCTTCAAGAGAGCTTCGGTACAAGCTGAAATTATTTACCTTGACCCTTAA
- the LOC132033292 gene encoding small ribosomal subunit protein uS9c: MAISIASLTSSFASLSFSSQISQKPFTLSLTHSKQQLSLSSKIPSLVVSASVAEAPEELETREDLLKLVKSRLPGGFAAQPIHGTGRRKSASARVVLQEGSGKIIINYRDAKEYLQGNPLWIQYVKTPLATLGYEASYDIFVKVEGGGLSGQAQAISLGIARALLKVSESYRKPLRGEGLLTRDARVVERKKVGLKKARKRPQFSKR; encoded by the exons ATGGCGATTTCCATCGCTTCTCTCACCTCATCCTTTGCATCTCTCTCATTCTCTTCTCAAATATCTCAAAAACCCTTTACCTTATCCCTCACACATTCAAAGCAGCAATTGTCATTATCTTCCAAAATACCTTCACTCGTAGTATCAGCTTCCGTAGCTGAAGCACCAGAAGAATTGGAAACTCGAGAGGATTTACTGAAGCTGGTGAAAAGTAGACTTCCAGGGGGTTTTGCTGCACAGCCAATTCATGGAACTGGGAGACGTAAAAGTGCAAGTGCTCGTGTTGTCCTTCAGGAAGGTTctggtaaaatcatcatcaactatCGTGATGCCAAG GAGTATCTTCAAGGAAATCCATTGTGGATTCAATATGTTAAAACTCCATTGGCCACTTTAGGATATGAGGCTAGCTATGATATTTTTGTCAAGGTGGAAGGCGGTGGTCTTTCTGGGCAGGCTCAAGCAATCTCCCTTGGTATTGCTCGTGCACTCCTAAAGGTTAGTGAGAGCTATAGAAAACCATTGAGAGGGGAGGGTCTGCTAACTAGAGATGCCAGAGTTGTGGAGCGGAAGAAAGTTGGTCTCAAGAAGGCTCGCAAGCGTCCACAATTTTCCAAGCGTTGA
- the LOC132033293 gene encoding probable E3 ubiquitin-protein ligase ARI2 produces the protein MAIDDMYGSSDEEYYNGGYDDEYESDYDRDPEPESDDDLACGKAPSCRVIRKESLLAAQKEDLQRVVDLLSLKEHHARTLLIHYQWDVDKVFAIFVERGKEKLYAEAGVTLEEKDENPATDPSTEFTCEICFEDFPAEQTTLMECDHRFCNDCWTEYFIVKINDGKSRRITCMAQKCKTICDEGKIRDLVTTKDPNLAEKFDRFILESYIEDNKRVKWCPSVPHCGNAIRVEDDEYCEVECACGQQFCFNCLCELHSPCSCAMWDLWLKKCDDEAPTVTWLSEKTKHCPKCHKIVEKDGGCNLVTCMCGQPFCWLCGGATGLEHTWNSIAGHTCGRYKASHLKSEDNVEGYWRLTHYFGRYKAHIDSLKIEASETKQKILDKVCSLEAKEFLQLKDFSWAMSGFYRLGRSRRVVANSYPFAYYYFGDLFANEITKEERGIKQNLFEDQQQQLETNIERLSMFLEEPFANYPEDKLVETRMKIITLSTVTDDLCKNLYECIDNDLLVPLQQTTHTIARYRSKGVEKASEL, from the exons ATGGCAATAGATGACATGTATGGGAGCAGTGATGAAGAATATTATAATGGAGGGTACGATGATGAGTACGAGTCTGATTATGATCGTGACCCTGAACCTGAATCTGATGATGATTTGGCCTGTGGCAAAGCTCCATCATGCAGG GTAATCCGGAAAGAGTCCCTTTTAGCAGCGCAG AAAGAAGATTTACAGCGTGTAGTAGACTTGCTTTCTCTGAAAGAACATCATGCACGAACCTTGCTTATTCATTATCAATGGGATGTTGATAAGGTCTTTGCAATTTTTGTTGAAAGAGGGAAAGAAAAATTGTATGCAGAAGCTGGTGTAACACTAGAAGAGAAAGATGAGAATCCTGCCACCGACCCCTCAACTGAATTTACATGTGAAATCTGCTTTGAAGATTTCCCTGCTGAGCAAACAACGCTTATGGAATGTGATCATAGGTTTTGCAATGATT GTTGGACGGAGTATTTCATAGTAAAGATAAATGATGGTAAGAGTAGACGTATAACATGCATGGCTCAAAAGTGCAAAACAATCTGTGATGAAGGAAAGATTAGGGATTTGGTCACAACAAAGGATCCTAATTTGGCAGAAAAGTTCGATCGTTTTATCCTAGAATCATATATTGAGGACAATAAGAGGGTTAAATGGTGCCCTAGTGTTCCTCATTGTGGCAATGCAATTCGTGTTGAGGATGACGAGTACTGTGAAGTTGAGTGTGCATGTGGTCAACAATTCTGTTTTAATTGCTTGTGTGAACTGCACTCACCGTGTTCATGTGCTATGTGGGACCTTTGGCTGAAGAAGTGTGACGATGAAGCTCCAACTGTCACTTGGTTGTCAGAGAAAACCAAGCATTGTCCAAAATGTCATAAGATTGTGGAAAAGGATGGAGGATGTAACCTGGTAACCTGCATGTGTGGACAGCCATTTTG TTGGCTCTGTGGTGGAGCTACTGGACTTGAGCATACTTGGAATAGTATAGCAGGTCATACTTGTGGCAGATACAAAGCAAGCCATTTGAAAAGTGAGGATAACGTAGAGGGCTATTGGCGCCTTACTCACTATTTTGGTCGCTATAAGGCTCATATTGATTCATTGAAGATCGAAGCATCTGAAACGAAGCAAAAAATACTTGATAAAGTTTGTAGCCTTGAAGCAAAGGAATTCCTCCAATTAAAAGATTTCAGCTGGGCAATGAGTGGATTTTATAGACTGGGCCGATCAAGGCGAGTTGTCGCCAATTCTTATCCATTTGCATACTACTATTTCGGTGATCTGTTTGCGAATGAAATAACGAAAGAGGAAAGAGGGATAAAGCAGAACCTTTTTGAGGACCAGCAGCAGCAACTTGaaacaaatattgaaagacTTTCAATGTTCTTGGAAGAGCCATTTGCTAACTATCCTGAAGATAAGCTTGTGGAGACAAGAATGAAAATTATTACTCTCTCCACAGTAACCGATGACCTCTGCAAAAACTT gTACGAGTGCATTGACAACGATTTGCTGGTTCCTCTACAACAAACTACTCATACGATAGCTCGTTATAGATCCAAGGGTGTGGAGAAAGCATCAGAACTATAG